The following proteins come from a genomic window of Acidimicrobiales bacterium:
- a CDS encoding DUF167 domain-containing protein has product MSDDVFDVDDDGSVVLRLHVQPGAGRTALTGRHGDAVKVKVAVPPERGQANDACVQLVAFTLGVPKGQVELVSGPASRSKRVRITGVEPDEVRRLLAAAVAGPGDAGREPRSPGNARPGRGVR; this is encoded by the coding sequence GTGAGCGACGACGTGTTCGACGTGGACGACGACGGCAGCGTGGTGCTGCGGCTGCACGTGCAGCCGGGCGCCGGGCGGACGGCGCTCACGGGCCGCCACGGCGACGCCGTAAAGGTCAAGGTGGCCGTGCCACCCGAACGGGGGCAGGCCAACGACGCGTGCGTGCAGCTGGTGGCATTCACCCTCGGGGTGCCGAAGGGCCAGGTGGAGCTGGTCAGCGGGCCGGCCAGCCGTTCGAAGCGGGTCCGGATCACGGGGGTCGAGCCCGACGAGGTCCGGCGCCTGCTGGCTGCGGCGGTGGCCGGTCCCGGTGATGCGGGGCGCGAGCCGCGCTCGCCGGGGAATGCGCGGCCCGGCCGGGGCGTTCGCTAG